The following proteins are encoded in a genomic region of Parabacteroides pacaensis:
- a CDS encoding GSCFA domain-containing protein — translation MELSTRIMIPKGDFSLSYSDKLLLLGSCFAENIGQKLLNYKFNVDSNPFGILYNPYSIASAIRILKSNKEYMAKDLFQYEGVFHSFDHHSRFSSTREADCLQLINSRLTSSRAKLPTTSTAIITLGTSFIYHLKETGKPVTNCHKLPEKYFIRRRYELAEIAKICDNIMQELLVLHPQIHVIFTVSPIRHWKDGAHANQLSKATLLLAIDKIQQNYPNHVTYFPAYEIMMDELRDYRFYADDMLHPSPLAIEYIWQHFCESYMNKETLQIMKEWEKIQKAINHRPFNPQSEIYHKFILQTLLKIERITRKFPFFDSENEIKALKSKLI, via the coding sequence ATGGAACTTAGTACACGGATAATGATCCCTAAAGGAGACTTCTCGCTCTCTTATTCGGACAAATTGTTACTTCTAGGATCTTGCTTTGCCGAAAACATCGGACAAAAGCTATTGAATTATAAATTTAATGTCGACAGTAACCCTTTCGGCATCCTGTATAATCCTTATTCCATAGCCTCTGCTATCCGGATACTTAAAAGTAATAAGGAATATATGGCAAAAGATTTGTTTCAATACGAGGGAGTTTTCCATAGCTTTGACCATCATAGCCGTTTTTCTTCTACCCGGGAAGCCGATTGTTTACAACTAATTAATAGCCGGTTAACTTCTTCACGAGCAAAGTTACCTACTACAAGTACTGCAATTATTACTTTAGGTACCAGTTTTATCTATCACTTAAAAGAAACTGGAAAACCTGTTACAAATTGCCACAAACTTCCGGAAAAATATTTTATACGCAGACGTTACGAACTGGCTGAAATTGCAAAAATATGTGATAATATCATGCAAGAACTACTGGTACTCCATCCTCAAATACATGTTATCTTTACAGTAAGCCCTATACGGCACTGGAAAGACGGAGCACATGCTAACCAATTAAGCAAAGCGACTTTACTATTAGCAATCGATAAAATACAACAAAATTATCCAAATCACGTAACTTATTTTCCTGCTTACGAGATTATGATGGATGAACTACGCGACTACCGTTTCTATGCAGATGATATGTTACACCCTTCACCGCTCGCTATAGAATATATCTGGCAACACTTTTGCGAGAGTTATATGAACAAAGAAACTTTACAAATTATGAAAGAATGGGAAAAGATTCAGAAGGCAATAAACCACCGTCCGTTTAATCCGCAAAGTGAAATTTATCACAAATTTATCCTTCAAACTTTGTTAAAGATAGAACGTATTACGCGAAAATTTCCTTTCTTTGATAGTGAAAATGAAATTAAAGCATTGAAGTCTAAACTAATTTAG
- a CDS encoding glycosyl hydrolase family 28-related protein, which translates to MFKIHIVILIALFSFGASAGYAQDKPVIFNSNEAVRPGEAFNLQGSGFGENAELWMSLVKGNEKELTPSFPVEVIGRSGNSITGVLPGNAKTGQNDLIAVWVKNGNTLSNPVYLNRARAVTLEFEEIMPGYVFRVFGRNLFLPGCNPVVTFIPLENGVPRQASVLDVDTYVLTVKAPDDLQPGIRYKIVVNNGAGGEYGNSIADETLLARQRSVDPFSLGVPWGSDFVFYKNVYNVKSDTRLSGKAKGDGKSNDRIVLQEAMDKAHADGGGVVYLPAGTYKLEFEKGSGLIMKSNVVLKGDGPEKTIIQYGFGNPPAYPDPIGVGGWPDQTTEGVALLWPLHTKLSGLSDLKIQNVNTTGLWRHSLKTMGPAPEEKAPGASGSRFFAKNCHFDLSVAWGLSWGYVDKMLVSDCNFKSYANITWPWMWHCDGSTNFVIRNNRVFYCAGRFGFSNGYNGIIENNHITRLGDMQPFRGETGGFNIDFTRDMVVMKNVMDVEGDSILDRNMGETILSQGGNPVGQSLGMLEEASETSVTDNELKWDIIRTSDLSTCSVLAIVSGKGAGQWRRIVKNNKNTIYVDRLWDRIPEKGSNYVITQWSAEDWLVKDNILRENNRGIWFYCGGTDVAIVGNELENSEGIYLRSDQRVEVGRYNLMWNAIVDGNTVSRNGRKRPAHICSVLAVQKNDTLIGMGSLGIEIRRNRIVTTKPNVNSFILGEGYWNEVRTTTEEALNEVTGIVGTIFDGNRATNTENTYRLSRKGITQTVIKDPVCQDCNVVMDELVAITSGTVTYTTRKKKDQDLFQPYLTGLAPHICKELGTETENGVSLRKFVFHSREYDSPSGKDSTEIFGVIARPSVPGKYPGLLILHGGGGSAEVEKAKLWAARGYVVVAVDEPGVANTKNTPWSKGPWDQYKYGEHRFVADPDITSSTIFDAVLASVQALYLLHAQPDVIPNKIGVVGISWGGYLTTMVTGLASPLIAASYSVFGSGFYDASSVFLKELDTMQPEHRALWLKWLDAGRRARGVRKPFFIAAATNDNWFYPQAVKNTLQHIGAPVNHVFSPNVSHKIASPGGTENKKPGTPGWTSMEEIYFDYYLKGKGKRFPKIQTIHLEKTGKNTVQVQFTVNAETPIKQAEVSYAVVGVTPTKRNWITVPARRIKKNVYAVEVDLQDMPSSAVEFFGTVSDDRPVSVSSYMIWYTNR; encoded by the coding sequence ATGTTTAAGATCCATATTGTAATCTTAATTGCTTTGTTTTCTTTCGGAGCTTCTGCCGGCTATGCTCAGGATAAACCGGTCATATTTAACAGCAACGAAGCAGTCCGGCCCGGTGAGGCCTTTAATTTACAAGGTTCCGGCTTCGGGGAAAATGCAGAACTTTGGATGAGCTTAGTCAAAGGAAATGAAAAAGAGCTGACCCCGTCTTTCCCGGTAGAAGTAATCGGCCGGAGTGGTAATAGTATAACGGGTGTTTTGCCTGGCAATGCAAAAACCGGGCAAAATGACTTGATTGCAGTCTGGGTAAAGAATGGAAACACATTGAGTAACCCTGTTTATCTGAATCGGGCTCGTGCCGTAACCCTGGAGTTTGAAGAAATTATGCCGGGCTATGTGTTTCGCGTTTTCGGACGAAATCTCTTTTTACCCGGTTGCAATCCTGTAGTCACTTTTATTCCGCTGGAGAACGGTGTACCCCGGCAGGCATCTGTATTGGATGTAGATACGTATGTATTAACGGTAAAAGCCCCGGACGATTTACAGCCGGGAATACGCTATAAAATTGTTGTCAATAATGGAGCTGGGGGTGAATATGGTAACTCGATTGCCGATGAAACCCTGTTGGCCCGGCAACGTTCTGTCGATCCTTTTTCTCTAGGAGTTCCTTGGGGCAGTGATTTTGTCTTTTATAAAAATGTATATAATGTGAAATCGGATACGCGCTTATCCGGTAAAGCAAAGGGGGATGGCAAATCGAATGACCGGATCGTATTACAAGAAGCCATGGATAAAGCCCATGCGGATGGAGGAGGAGTTGTCTATCTACCGGCAGGAACTTATAAACTTGAATTTGAAAAAGGAAGTGGGCTGATCATGAAATCGAATGTCGTATTGAAAGGGGATGGCCCGGAAAAAACAATTATTCAATATGGCTTCGGAAACCCTCCGGCCTATCCTGATCCGATAGGAGTAGGGGGCTGGCCGGATCAGACAACGGAAGGTGTTGCTCTATTATGGCCGCTTCATACGAAGTTGAGCGGATTGTCTGATTTGAAAATACAGAATGTCAATACTACAGGGTTATGGCGCCACAGTCTTAAAACAATGGGGCCTGCTCCGGAGGAGAAAGCTCCGGGAGCTTCCGGTTCTCGTTTTTTTGCCAAGAACTGCCACTTTGATCTATCCGTAGCTTGGGGTTTATCTTGGGGATATGTGGATAAGATGTTGGTTTCGGATTGTAATTTTAAAAGTTATGCAAATATAACGTGGCCTTGGATGTGGCATTGCGATGGTTCTACCAATTTCGTGATACGTAATAACCGGGTGTTCTATTGTGCAGGCCGTTTCGGTTTCAGTAATGGTTATAACGGGATTATAGAGAATAACCATATTACCCGCCTAGGTGATATGCAGCCCTTCAGAGGAGAAACCGGAGGATTCAATATCGACTTTACCCGGGATATGGTGGTGATGAAAAATGTGATGGATGTTGAAGGTGATTCCATTTTAGACAGGAATATGGGAGAAACGATCCTGAGCCAGGGAGGAAATCCCGTCGGACAGTCGTTGGGAATGTTGGAAGAGGCATCGGAAACATCTGTAACCGATAATGAGCTGAAATGGGATATCATCCGTACGTCCGATCTTTCGACTTGCAGTGTATTGGCAATCGTCAGTGGAAAAGGTGCCGGACAATGGAGGAGGATCGTGAAGAATAATAAAAACACCATTTATGTTGATCGTCTCTGGGATAGAATTCCTGAAAAAGGAAGTAATTATGTGATTACCCAATGGTCTGCTGAAGATTGGTTGGTAAAAGACAATATATTGAGAGAAAATAACCGGGGAATCTGGTTTTATTGCGGAGGTACGGATGTTGCTATCGTTGGCAATGAGCTTGAAAACTCGGAAGGTATCTATCTTCGTTCCGACCAGCGTGTGGAAGTGGGACGCTATAATCTGATGTGGAATGCCATTGTGGATGGAAATACGGTAAGCCGTAATGGACGGAAACGTCCGGCACACATCTGCTCTGTACTGGCTGTCCAGAAAAATGATACATTGATAGGAATGGGTAGCTTGGGTATTGAAATACGCAGGAACAGAATCGTAACGACCAAACCTAATGTTAACTCTTTTATCCTTGGTGAAGGATATTGGAATGAAGTTCGTACCACCACAGAAGAGGCATTAAATGAGGTAACGGGAATTGTCGGAACCATTTTCGACGGGAATAGGGCAACCAATACGGAAAATACTTACCGGTTAAGCCGGAAAGGTATTACACAAACCGTGATAAAAGATCCGGTATGTCAGGATTGTAATGTGGTGATGGATGAATTGGTAGCAATTACTTCCGGTACTGTTACATATACGACCAGAAAAAAGAAAGACCAGGATCTTTTTCAACCTTATTTAACAGGTTTGGCTCCCCATATTTGTAAAGAGCTTGGAACAGAGACGGAAAATGGAGTTTCGCTTCGTAAGTTTGTTTTTCATTCCCGTGAGTATGACTCACCGTCGGGAAAGGATTCGACGGAAATATTCGGTGTGATTGCTCGTCCGTCGGTACCGGGTAAGTATCCGGGATTACTGATTTTGCATGGAGGAGGTGGTTCGGCGGAAGTGGAAAAAGCCAAACTATGGGCAGCCCGTGGATACGTGGTGGTGGCTGTAGACGAACCGGGAGTAGCCAATACCAAAAATACTCCATGGAGCAAAGGTCCCTGGGATCAATATAAATATGGTGAACATCGTTTTGTTGCGGATCCGGATATTACCTCGAGTACGATTTTCGATGCTGTACTGGCATCTGTACAAGCACTTTATTTACTCCATGCACAACCGGATGTAATTCCCAATAAAATCGGTGTAGTAGGTATTTCCTGGGGTGGTTACCTGACAACTATGGTCACAGGGCTGGCTAGCCCATTGATTGCCGCTTCTTATTCTGTATTTGGTTCGGGTTTTTATGATGCCAGTTCCGTTTTCTTAAAGGAATTGGATACGATGCAACCTGAACACCGGGCTCTTTGGCTAAAATGGCTGGATGCGGGAAGAAGGGCTCGAGGTGTCCGTAAGCCTTTCTTTATTGCAGCGGCAACTAACGATAACTGGTTTTATCCGCAAGCTGTTAAAAACACGCTTCAGCATATTGGAGCCCCTGTGAACCATGTGTTCTCACCCAATGTAAGTCATAAAATCGCTTCGCCGGGTGGAACTGAAAACAAGAAGCCAGGAACTCCGGGTTGGACGTCAATGGAGGAGATCTATTTTGATTATTATTTGAAAGGAAAAGGGAAACGTTTCCCTAAAATACAGACAATCCATTTGGAAAAAACCGGAAAGAATACTGTACAGGTTCAATTTACTGTAAATGCGGAAACACCTATAAAGCAAGCCGAAGTGAGCTATGCCGTAGTTGGAGTAACTCCTACTAAACGTAATTGGATTACGGTACCGGCTAGGCGTATAAAAAAGAATGTATATGCCGTAGAAGTTGATCTTCAGGATATGCCAAGTTCGGCAGTAGAATTTTTCGGAACAGTTAGTGATGACCGTCCGGTTTCTGTTTCCAGCTATATGATATGGTATACAAATAGATGA
- a CDS encoding L-threonylcarbamoyladenylate synthase, translating into MLIKIYPENPNQREIDKVIAVLRDGGLIIYPTDTVYAIGCDALNVRAVEKICQLKNINPRKSNLSIICYDLSNLSEYAKVSNVAFKVMKKNLPGPFTFILPTSSELPKIYKNRKEVGIRIPDNNIVREIVRELRNPILTTSIHDEDDVMEYSTDPELIHEKYKNIVDLIIDGGYGGTEPSTIVDCTSTIEIIRQGKGKLII; encoded by the coding sequence ATGCTTATTAAAATTTATCCTGAAAATCCGAACCAACGGGAAATAGACAAAGTAATAGCTGTGCTCCGGGATGGAGGACTTATTATTTATCCGACCGATACTGTTTACGCTATCGGTTGTGATGCTTTAAATGTTCGTGCCGTAGAAAAAATTTGCCAATTAAAAAACATTAATCCCAGAAAAAGTAACCTTTCCATTATTTGTTATGATTTAAGTAATCTGAGTGAATATGCAAAAGTCAGTAACGTAGCCTTTAAAGTAATGAAAAAAAATTTGCCAGGTCCATTTACTTTTATACTTCCTACTTCCAGCGAACTACCCAAGATTTATAAAAATAGAAAAGAAGTAGGTATACGTATACCAGATAACAATATTGTACGTGAAATTGTACGCGAACTAAGAAACCCAATCCTTACAACCTCTATTCATGATGAAGATGACGTGATGGAATATTCTACCGATCCGGAACTAATCCATGAAAAATATAAAAATATAGTTGATCTAATAATCGATGGAGGGTATGGAGGAACTGAGCCTTCTACCATTGTAGATTGTACCTCTACTATTGAAATTATACGTCAAGGTAAAGGTAAATTAATTATATAA
- a CDS encoding enoyl-ACP reductase FabI produces the protein MSHNLLKGKRGIIFGALNNMSIAWKVAEKAVEEGATITLSNTPIAVRMGQVDELATKLNAEVLPADATSIEDLEQVFSKSVEILGGKIDFVLHSIGMSPNVRKKRTYDDLDYNMLDKTLDISALSFHKMLQVAKKQDAIADEGSVIALSYVAAQRTFFGYNDMADAKALLESIARSFGYIYGREKGVRINTISQSPTLTTAGSGVKGMEHLMDFSNKMSPLGNASAEECANYCIVMFSDLTKKVTMQNLYHDGGFSSMGMSLRAMNQYSKGLEEYTDEQGRIIYG, from the coding sequence ATGAGTCATAATTTATTGAAAGGCAAAAGAGGCATTATTTTCGGTGCTCTCAACAATATGTCAATTGCCTGGAAAGTAGCGGAAAAAGCTGTAGAAGAAGGTGCTACCATCACATTGTCTAATACACCTATAGCTGTACGCATGGGACAAGTAGATGAATTAGCAACTAAGTTAAATGCAGAAGTACTACCGGCAGACGCTACAAGCATAGAAGATTTGGAACAAGTTTTTTCTAAATCAGTAGAAATATTAGGAGGAAAGATCGATTTTGTTCTTCATTCTATCGGTATGTCCCCTAATGTAAGAAAGAAGCGTACTTATGACGATCTGGATTATAATATGTTAGACAAGACATTAGATATTTCGGCTCTCTCTTTTCATAAAATGCTCCAAGTTGCCAAGAAACAAGATGCTATCGCAGATGAGGGATCAGTTATTGCCCTTTCGTACGTAGCTGCGCAACGGACATTTTTCGGATACAATGATATGGCAGATGCTAAGGCTTTATTGGAATCTATTGCACGCAGTTTCGGATATATCTACGGACGCGAAAAAGGAGTACGTATTAATACTATCTCTCAATCCCCTACTTTAACTACTGCGGGAAGCGGTGTAAAAGGAATGGAACACTTAATGGACTTTTCGAACAAAATGTCCCCTCTTGGCAATGCTTCAGCTGAAGAATGTGCTAATTATTGTATTGTTATGTTTTCCGATCTAACTAAAAAAGTTACTATGCAAAATCTTTATCATGATGGAGGATTTTCTAGCATGGGTATGAGCCTCCGTGCTATGAACCAGTATAGTAAAGGGTTGGAAGAATATACGGACGAACAAGGCCGCATTATTTACGGTTAA
- the dxs gene encoding 1-deoxy-D-xylulose-5-phosphate synthase: MADYEDKHLLNQINFPSDLRKLEVGKLEKVCAELRQYIIDVLSENPGHLGASLGTVELTVALHYVFDTPADRIVWDVGHQAYGHKILTGRRETFHTLRKYKGISGFPNPEESEYDSFISGHASNSISAALGMSVASSLKEEKERHVIAVIGDGAMTGGLAFEGLNNASSNPNNLLIVLNDNNMAIDHSVGGLSQYLVDITTSQAYNKMRYDIYRGLRKLNIITEDRRGSILRFNNSLKALLTKQHNLFEGFSIRYFGPVDGHDVNYLVKVLNDIKDMKGPKLLHIRTKKGKGFKPAEESATEWHAPGRFNKETGERLCMHKLDEPQLYQDVFGHTLLELAEQDERIVGVTPAMPTGCSMTYMMKEFPERTFDVGIAEAHAVTFSAGMAKEGLIPFCNIYSSFLQRAYDQVIHDVAIQRLPLILCIDRGGLVGEDGVTHHGVFDMAYLRCIPNVIIASPLNEHGLRNLMFTAYKKREGGPFVIRYPRGKGELKDWRNEMQEIPIGKGCKLSEGKDMAILSVGPIGNEAIKAINQLTKEGISVAHYDMIFVKPLDEDLLHEIARKYKKIITLENGVIKGGMGSAVLEFMADNGYTLQVKRIGIPDEFVEHGSVAELYKQCGMDSESIVCLVRKYLLQ, from the coding sequence ATGGCAGATTACGAGGATAAGCACTTATTAAACCAGATAAATTTCCCTTCGGATTTACGTAAATTGGAGGTTGGGAAGCTGGAAAAAGTGTGTGCTGAACTGCGTCAATATATAATTGATGTGTTATCTGAAAATCCGGGGCATCTTGGAGCTAGTTTAGGGACAGTGGAATTGACCGTAGCTCTTCACTATGTATTTGATACTCCGGCAGATCGCATCGTATGGGACGTAGGCCATCAGGCTTACGGACATAAAATACTTACCGGTAGACGAGAGACTTTCCATACTCTTCGGAAATATAAAGGGATCAGTGGGTTTCCTAACCCGGAGGAAAGTGAATATGATTCTTTTATATCTGGCCATGCTTCTAATTCCATCTCTGCTGCTTTAGGTATGTCGGTAGCTTCTTCTTTAAAAGAAGAAAAAGAACGTCATGTAATTGCTGTAATAGGAGATGGAGCCATGACGGGTGGTCTGGCTTTTGAAGGTTTAAATAACGCTTCTTCCAATCCTAATAATTTATTGATCGTCCTGAATGATAATAATATGGCAATCGATCATAGCGTAGGAGGGTTAAGCCAGTATTTGGTAGATATTACTACTTCGCAAGCTTATAACAAAATGCGCTATGATATATATAGAGGCTTACGTAAATTGAATATTATTACCGAGGACAGGCGAGGAAGTATTCTACGTTTTAATAATAGTTTAAAAGCATTACTTACCAAACAACATAATTTATTTGAGGGATTTAGTATCCGATATTTTGGGCCTGTAGACGGGCACGATGTAAATTATTTAGTAAAGGTACTAAATGATATAAAGGATATGAAAGGTCCTAAACTGCTACATATCCGAACCAAGAAAGGAAAAGGTTTTAAACCGGCAGAAGAATCGGCTACGGAATGGCATGCACCGGGACGGTTTAATAAAGAAACAGGAGAACGGTTGTGTATGCATAAATTAGACGAGCCTCAGTTGTACCAGGATGTATTCGGACATACTCTATTGGAATTGGCTGAACAAGACGAACGGATTGTCGGTGTAACTCCTGCTATGCCTACAGGTTGTTCCATGACTTATATGATGAAAGAGTTTCCTGAGCGGACTTTTGATGTAGGAATTGCAGAAGCCCATGCTGTTACTTTTTCTGCCGGTATGGCGAAAGAAGGGCTTATTCCTTTTTGTAATATTTACTCGTCTTTTCTACAGAGAGCTTATGACCAAGTGATCCATGATGTAGCTATTCAACGACTTCCTCTTATTCTTTGTATCGATAGGGGAGGATTAGTGGGTGAAGATGGAGTTACCCATCATGGTGTGTTTGACATGGCTTATTTGCGCTGCATACCGAATGTTATTATTGCTTCTCCGTTAAATGAGCACGGATTAAGAAACTTGATGTTTACTGCTTATAAAAAACGGGAAGGCGGACCTTTTGTAATTCGTTATCCCCGGGGGAAAGGCGAACTAAAGGATTGGCGGAATGAAATGCAGGAAATTCCTATAGGAAAAGGTTGTAAATTATCTGAGGGGAAAGATATGGCTATCCTTTCTGTAGGGCCAATCGGGAATGAAGCAATCAAAGCGATTAATCAGTTGACAAAGGAAGGGATTTCCGTTGCCCATTATGATATGATTTTTGTAAAACCATTAGATGAAGATTTATTGCATGAAATTGCACGGAAATATAAAAAGATAATAACACTAGAGAATGGGGTAATTAAAGGAGGTATGGGAAGTGCCGTACTTGAATTTATGGCAGATAATGGCTATACACTTCAAGTAAAACGCATAGGGATTCCCGATGAGTTTGTAGAGCATGGATCTGTTGCCGAACTATATAAGCAATGCGGAATGGATAGTGAAAGCATTGTTTGTCTTGTCCGGAAATATCTTCTACAGTAG
- a CDS encoding bifunctional UDP-N-acetylmuramoyl-tripeptide:D-alanyl-D-alanine ligase/alanine racemase — translation MEYSIKEIAEIIAATYPKLKDSTISILLTDSRSLSFPEQSLFFALKTKTNDGHKYIKELYKLRVRNFVVSEMSPDFEKMKDANFLIVKDTVRALQKLAIFHRKRFNIPVIGITGSNGKTVVKEFLYQLLHTEFNIVRSPRSYNSQLGVPLSIWQMSDKNTLGIFEAGISQPDEMERLQPIIAPTIGIITNIGEAHQENFISIKQKLQEKLMLFKDCEAIIYDGDDTVIANSIEAACLSHKAIAWSHTDSEAPLYISSIEKMAHQSIIRCTTLGFDRFITIPFTDDASIENVLHCIALMLYLKPTSVNNEARFTKLEPVAMRLDVKQGINNCLLINDTYNSDINSLDIALDFQQSRMVSREMKRTLILSDILQSGTLPKSLYKKVADMVQRKKVDRIIGIGKDMVTFGDTFNIEKEFYNTTTEFINSSSFKNFNNELILIKGSRHFHFEQISDLLEKKVHETILEVNLDAIVHNFNYYRSKLKPETKMVCMVKAFGYGIGSYELAKTLQEHRCDYLAVAVADEGAELRKEGISIPIIVMNPEFSSLNVLFENQLEPEVYSFRMLDAFIRETEKRGITSYPIHIKIDTGMHRLGFELGDIPLLCERIKGQSGIVVRSVFSHLAGSDSDEFDDFTLSQIELFTQAAKALEEGCEYKIIKHILNSAGIERFAEHQKDMVRLGISLYGVSASGQKGLHNVSTLRTSILQIRNVPAGSTVGYSRRGKIEHDSRIAIIPIGYADGLNRRLSCGVGEVVIKGKRCPIVGNICMDTCMIDITGIDAHEGDSVIIFGEELPVSELAEKLGTIPYEIFTSISPRVKRVYFRE, via the coding sequence ATGGAATATTCAATCAAAGAGATTGCAGAAATTATTGCTGCTACTTATCCCAAACTCAAAGATAGTACCATCAGTATATTATTAACAGATAGCCGTTCCCTTTCTTTTCCGGAACAAAGTTTGTTTTTTGCATTAAAAACAAAGACGAATGACGGACATAAATATATAAAAGAACTTTACAAGTTAAGAGTCCGCAACTTCGTGGTAAGTGAAATGTCACCTGACTTTGAAAAAATGAAAGATGCTAATTTTTTGATCGTAAAAGACACAGTACGCGCCTTACAAAAGTTAGCTATATTTCATCGAAAACGTTTTAACATTCCGGTTATTGGAATTACAGGAAGTAATGGAAAAACGGTAGTAAAAGAATTTCTTTATCAATTATTACATACGGAATTCAATATTGTCCGCTCACCTCGAAGCTATAATTCACAATTAGGAGTACCTCTTTCCATCTGGCAAATGTCTGATAAGAATACGTTAGGAATTTTTGAAGCCGGAATTTCACAACCAGATGAAATGGAAAGGTTACAACCCATTATCGCACCTACTATCGGGATTATAACCAATATAGGGGAAGCTCATCAGGAAAACTTTATTTCTATAAAACAAAAGCTGCAAGAAAAATTAATGTTATTCAAAGACTGTGAAGCCATTATATACGACGGAGACGATACCGTAATTGCCAATAGCATTGAAGCTGCCTGTCTTTCCCATAAAGCTATTGCCTGGAGCCATACTGACTCCGAAGCTCCATTATACATTTCCTCCATTGAGAAAATGGCTCACCAATCTATTATCCGTTGCACCACACTAGGTTTCGACCGGTTTATCACCATTCCTTTTACGGATGATGCTTCTATCGAAAATGTTTTACATTGCATTGCATTAATGCTCTATTTAAAACCGACCAGTGTAAACAATGAGGCTCGTTTTACTAAATTAGAACCGGTAGCTATGCGCTTAGATGTAAAACAAGGGATTAACAACTGTTTATTAATCAACGATACTTACAATTCAGATATCAATTCCCTCGATATTGCGCTTGATTTTCAGCAAAGTAGAATGGTATCCCGGGAAATGAAGCGGACTCTTATTCTTTCTGACATCCTTCAGTCTGGCACGCTACCTAAAAGTCTTTATAAAAAAGTAGCAGATATGGTACAACGAAAAAAAGTAGACCGGATTATCGGGATCGGAAAAGATATGGTCACTTTTGGAGATACATTTAATATAGAAAAAGAGTTTTATAATACGACTACTGAATTTATAAACTCTTCCTCCTTTAAAAACTTCAATAACGAATTAATATTAATTAAAGGATCCCGCCACTTCCATTTCGAACAAATCTCCGACCTATTGGAAAAAAAGGTACATGAAACTATTCTGGAAGTCAACTTGGATGCAATTGTACACAACTTCAATTATTACCGGTCTAAATTGAAGCCAGAAACAAAAATGGTTTGTATGGTAAAAGCTTTCGGCTACGGAATCGGTTCATATGAGCTGGCAAAAACATTACAAGAGCACCGTTGCGACTATCTGGCTGTAGCAGTAGCAGATGAAGGTGCTGAGTTACGGAAAGAAGGCATTTCCATCCCTATTATCGTAATGAATCCTGAATTTAGTAGTCTGAATGTCTTGTTCGAAAATCAATTAGAACCTGAAGTATATAGTTTCCGGATGCTTGATGCTTTTATTAGAGAAACGGAAAAACGTGGGATTACTTCGTATCCCATACATATAAAGATAGATACGGGAATGCATCGTCTAGGCTTTGAATTGGGGGATATTCCTTTATTATGTGAGCGGATTAAAGGACAAAGCGGAATTGTTGTCCGATCCGTATTCTCTCATTTAGCAGGAAGCGATTCTGATGAATTCGACGATTTTACTCTATCTCAAATAGAACTTTTTACTCAAGCAGCTAAAGCATTAGAAGAGGGTTGTGAATACAAAATTATTAAGCATATTCTCAACTCGGCAGGTATTGAACGTTTTGCCGAGCATCAAAAAGACATGGTTCGTTTAGGGATTAGTTTATATGGTGTTAGCGCTTCCGGACAAAAAGGACTTCACAATGTCAGTACTTTACGTACAAGTATTTTACAAATACGAAATGTTCCTGCCGGCAGTACCGTAGGGTATAGCCGTCGTGGTAAAATAGAACACGATTCACGTATTGCCATTATTCCGATAGGATATGCCGACGGACTCAATCGCAGGTTAAGTTGTGGAGTCGGAGAAGTCGTAATTAAAGGAAAAAGATGTCCTATTGTAGGCAATATCTGCATGGATACCTGTATGATTGATATTACCGGCATAGATGCACATGAAGGCGATTCCGTTATTATTTTTGGTGAAGAACTTCCGGTTTCCGAACTTGCAGAAAAACTCGGAACAATTCCATATGAGATATTTACCTCTATTTCTCCCCGGGTAAAAAGAGTATATTTCAGAGAATAA